A portion of the Sphingobacterium spiritivorum genome contains these proteins:
- a CDS encoding GyrI-like domain-containing protein, with product MDDQTIPQFHVIGISTRTANANGKAAKDIEALWGRFWNEEIQKQIPNRVSEEIYAVYTDYESDFTGLYTTIIGLPVSSLESIPEGFVGLTIETASYRKFVSKGKMPESVFNTWLEIWGDKELNSKRAYKADFTIHGKKYYDGDNAEVETFISVKE from the coding sequence ATGGACGATCAAACAATTCCACAATTTCATGTAATCGGCATTTCAACAAGAACGGCAAATGCAAACGGAAAGGCTGCAAAAGATATCGAAGCTTTATGGGGCAGATTTTGGAACGAAGAGATTCAAAAACAAATTCCGAACAGAGTAAGTGAAGAAATCTATGCTGTTTACACAGATTATGAATCAGACTTTACCGGCCTTTACACCACAATCATTGGATTACCGGTTAGCTCTTTGGAATCCATTCCGGAAGGTTTTGTGGGACTGACCATTGAAACTGCATCTTACAGGAAGTTTGTATCAAAAGGTAAAATGCCTGAATCGGTCTTTAATACCTGGCTGGAAATCTGGGGTGATAAAGAACTTAATTCAAAACGGGCTTATAAAGCTGACTTTACCATACATGGCAAAAAATACTATGATGGCGATAATGCCGAAGTGGAGACGTTTATTTCCGTTAAGGAATGA